From the genome of Lotus japonicus ecotype B-129 chromosome 6, LjGifu_v1.2, one region includes:
- the LOC130723791 gene encoding polygalacturonase-like has protein sequence MEMQIKLTTFSLLLLLASSVRAQPRVFDVTKYGAAPNGDLTQALANAWKDACASLTPSKVVVPGGIYKLNQIELKGPCGAPIEVQVDATILAPQDPSHLNGDTQWIKFTYINFLTLSGGGTFDGQGAIAWTKSTCGKMKHCKQLSMNFGFGFLNNTIIRDITSKDSKYFHVNVLGCNNITFINFHAIAPGNSPNTDGIHIGRSTLVNITNTNIATGDDCISLGDGSKQINVLNVTCGPGHGISVGSLGKYPNEEPVEGITVRNCTLNNTDNGVRIKTWPGTPGAITVSDLHFEDIAMFNVRNPVIIDQEYCPWNQCTKQTPSKIKISKVTFKNIYGSSATPEGIILICSSGVPCEDVVLSNIDLTFNGTNSAAKFANVKPIIQGKIPSIDSSPGVSPAGLGD, from the exons ATGGAAATGCAAATAAAGTTAACCACATTCTCTTTATTGTTATTGCTAGCTTCTTCTGTGAGAGCTCAACCTAGGGTATTTGATGTGACAAAATATGGAGCAGCACCTAATGGAGACTTAACTCAG GCTTTGGCTAATGCTTGGAAAGATGCATGTGCATCACTAACTCCAAGCAAGGTTGTGGTCCCTGGAGGCATATACAAGTTAAATCAAATAGAACTTAAAGGACCTTGTGGGGCTCCTATTGAGGTTCAGGTTGATGCAACAATTCTAGCACCACAAGACCCAAGCCACCTTAATGGAGATACTCAATGGATTAAATTTAcctatattaatttccttaccTTGTCTGGTGGGGGAACTTTTGATGGTCAAGGTGCAATTGCATGGACCAAAAGTACTTGTGGTAAAATGAAGCATTGCAAGCAACTATCCATG AATTTCGGCTTTGGTTTCCTCAATAATACGATTATCCGGGACATAACATCAAAGGATAGCAAATATTTCCATGTCAATGTTCTCGGTTGCAACAACATTACATTTATAAACTTCCACGCTATTGCACCTGGAAATAGCCCAAACACTGATGGAATCCACATTGGAAGATCAACTCTAGTGAACATTACTAACACAAACATTGCTACTGGCGATGATTGCATCTCTTTGGGTGATGGCAGCAAACAGATTAATGTCTTAAATGTGACATGCGGACCCGGACATGGCATTAGTGTTGGAAGCCTCGGAAAGTATCCAAATGAAGAACCTGTAGAGGGTATCACAGTCAGAAATTGCACACTCAACAACACAGATAATGGTGTGAGGATCAAGACTTGGCCTGGTACTCCAGGAGCTATTACAGTGTCTGATTTGCATTTTGAGGACATTGCCATGTTTAATGTCAGGAACCCTGTAATTATAGATCAAGAGTACTGCCCTTGGAACCAATGCACAAAACAG ACTccatcaaaaatcaaaatcagtAAGGTTACCTTCAAAAACATTTATGGCTCTTCTGCGACTCCAGAAGGAATCATTCTCATTTGTAGCAGTGGTGTACCATGTGAAGATGTGGTGCTTAGCAACATAGATCTCACATTCAATGGAACCAATTCTGCTGCTAAATTTGCTAATGTCAAACCCATAATTCAGGGGAAAATACCTTCTATCGATTCGTCGCCTGGAGTTTCGCCTGCAGGACTTGGTGACTAA
- the LOC130724296 gene encoding laccase-4-like produces MATQGIRIMLLLAICLLPLSVEALVRHYKFNVVMKNATRLCSTKPIVTVNGKFPGPTIYAREDDTVLIKVVNHVKYNVSIHWHGVRQLRTGWADGPAFITQCPIQPGQVYLYNFTLTGQRGTLWWHAHILWLRATVHGAIVILPKLGVPYPFPKPHMEQVILLSEWWKSDTEAVINEALKSGLAPNVSDAHTINGHPGSVQGCTSQGGFTLDVQPGNTYLLRIINAALNEELFFKIAGHQLTVVEVDAAYTKPFKTDTVVIAPGQTTNVLLTATHATGKYLVAASPFMDAPITVDNRTATAALHYSGTLGSTITTLTTLPPTNATPVATTFTDSLRSLNSKSFPARVPLKIDHNLLFTVGLGIKPCAICVNNSRVVADINNVTFVMPKIALLQAHFFKIKGVFTDDFPANPPVVYNFTGTQPTNFNTMNGTRLYRLAYNSTVQLVLQDTGMLTPENHPIHLHGFNFFVVGRGQGNFNRKKDTKKFNLVDPVERNTVGVPAGGWTAIRFRADNPGVWFMHCHLEIHTTWGLKMAFVVDNGKGPNESILPPPRDLPKC; encoded by the exons ATGGCGACTCAGGGGATAAGAATCATGCTATTGCTAGCAATTTGCCTGCTTCCACTATCTGTGGAAGCCTTGGTTCGCCACTACAAGTTTAAT GTGGTGATGAAAAATGCCACAAGATTGTGTTCAACCAAGCCCATTGTCACTGTAAATGGGAAGTTCCCAGGCCCCACCATCTATGCTAGGGAAGATGACACTGTTCTGATTAAGGTGGTTAACCATGTCAAATACAATGTCAGCATCCACTG GCATGGGGTCAGACAACTAAGAACTGGTTGGGCTGATGGGCCTGCATTCATAACCCAATGCCCAATTCAACCGGGCCAGGTCTATCTGTACAACTTCACCCTAACAGGCCAAAGAGGCACACTTTGGTGGCATGCACATATCTTGTGGCTTAGGGCCACTGTTCATGGGGCCATAGTCATCTTGCCCAAGCTTGGAGTTCCTTACCCTTTTCCCAAACCCCATATGGAGCAAGTTATCTTATTGA GTGAATGGTGGAAATCAGATACTGAGGCTGTGATAAATGAAGCTTTGAAATCTGGTTTGGCCCCAAATGTCTCTGATGCCCACACAATCAATGGCCATCCAGGGTCTGTCCAAGGCTGTACTTCACAAG GAGGGTTTACACTTGATGTTCAGCCTGGAAACACCTACTTGCTAAGAATCATCAATGCTGCACTCAATGAAGAGCTCTTCTTCAAGATTGCCGGCCATCAACTAACTGTTGTAGAGGTTGATGCCGCCTACACAAAACCCTTCAAAACTGATACCGTTGTTATAGCACCAGGCCAGACCACAAATGTGCTTCTAACTGCCACACATGCAACTGGCAAATACTTGGTTGCAGCATCTCCTTTCATGGATGCTCCTATTACAGTTGACAACAGAACAGCCACTGCCGCATTACACTATTCGGGCACCCTTGGttccaccatcaccaccctcaCTACCTTGCCTCCTACAAATGCCACTCCAGTTGCTACTACCTTCACAGACTCTCTCAGAAGCTTAAACTCGAAAAGTTTCCCTGCAAGAGTCCCATTGAAGATTGACCATAACTTGCTCTTCACCGTTGGCCTTGGAATCAAACCGTGTGCTATTTGCGTGAATAATAGCCGCGTGGTCGCGGATATCAACAATGTGACCTTTGTGATGCCTAAGATTGCTCTTCTTCAAGCACATTTCTTCAAGATTAAGGGTGTTTTCACTGATGATTTTCCTGCAAACCCTCCTGTGGTGTATAACTTCACAGGGACACAACCAACAAATTTCAACACTATGAATGGGACAAGGCTTTATAGACTTGCTTACAACTCTACAGTTCAGTTGGTCTTGCAAGATACAGGAATGTTAACACCTGAGAACCATCCTATTCATCTCCATGGCTTCAATTTCTTTGTAGTTGGCAGGGGACAAGGGAATTTCAACCGCAAAAAGGATACCAAAAAATTCAATCTTGTAGATCCTGTGGAAAGAAACACAGTTGGTGTACCAGCTGGGGGGTGGACCGCTATCAGATTCAGAGCAGATAATCCAG GGGTGTGGTTTATGCACTGCCATTTGGAGATTCATACAACATGGGGACTGAAGATGGCATTTGTGGTGGACAATGGTAAAGGACCAAATGAATCTATATTACCACCTCCAAGGGACCTTCCCAAGTGCTGA